A segment of the Stegostoma tigrinum isolate sSteTig4 chromosome 44, sSteTig4.hap1, whole genome shotgun sequence genome:
TTGCAGAGtaatgaatggcctggacagagtgaatgttgggaaaatgtttccaATGTTAGAAGAGTCGAGGACAcgagggcatagccttagagcAAAGGGTAGGCATTTTAGGTCAGAGATAAGGGGAAACGTCTTCACCTAGACAgtggcaaatctttggaatttacaccacagaaggctgtgttaaagaaattaagggttacagggagaaagcagtcCAATGGGTTGacaaagcagactcgatgggctgaatggcctaatttctgcacctTTGTCATGTGGTCTTCAGGTAAATATtgatttccatttgaaaattaACAACTTCTCATcttcccactttttaaaaaaagttttcattGTGGAAAATTTTGCTCACTTACTTAATCCATCAATACCTCTGTAATTTGATTGTATCCCATTTAGAACTTGCCTTTTCACCTTTGAGAGTGTCATCTGAATATTTGGCCAAAGCACATTTGCTCCCTTCCTCTAAATCATTGACATAGATTTTGTACAGgtttgtggtcccagcactgattcattTGAACCCTACTAGAGAGACCACCAAACAAAAAACAACTCCGTAAAACTATTCGTTATTCCCTGCCAAATGTCAAATTCTCAAGCTACACCACATAAAATTTTCAACACCGTGGTGTCTAATGTCTTAACCTTTTGTTAGCTCCCTTATGAAATGCTGACTCAAAATCTAAATGCAATGCATCCATTGTTTCCCTTTTTTTCCATTATGGTTCAGACATTCTCAAAATGTCGAAGGAGTTTTGACCATAATGACACAGGATATGAAACTAggtcatctggcccatcgagtctcctctcccattcaatcattgctgttgAGGTGTTTCGATGATCAGTTTATATTTAACAACTTTTTTGCCTCGTTCCCTTTATTTTATATAGGATGACACATTGGTAGTTTTAGGATCCTCTGGTGTGTCTCCGGAATTCAAGAATTTATTTTTgataaaattaaaaccaatgtagCTACCCTCTCTGTAGCTACTTATTTTATAATCTCAGGATGCAAATCATCAGTACCAGAAATCAAATCTTCCTTGAGAACAATTAGTTTTTCTGTTACAACGTTCATAATGTTGGCGTTGATACTGAATATTCCTCGATATTCTTTTGCATTAATAGTTTGTTTGAAGATGTTACATGCCGCTCTGTTTTctaggagaaaaataaaattcattcagaGCTCTGTGTTCATACCTCGGCCTGTGGATAAACTCCAGAGGATTTCACAGTTGTCTAGAATTTGTTTGTGGCAGAGGGCATGTGAAATTAAGAtggctgcagaaaaaaaaactaaagtgaATCTCACAGATGGCAATCAAGCAGTTAGAATTCCCTTACCCAGTAATCGTGACCGAGTATGCAATTTAAGAAACTGTATCATTGATAGAATGTGGTGAGCACCCATATATGTTACAGTTGTAGCTACTGGCACCTCGGTGGAGCAGAGCACTGTAGATACAGGAAttaatgcaaacaaaaaattGAAACCCATTCATGCATCAGGCTTATTTTAGACAAAAGACAACTGCCTAATTTCAGAAATTAAGTCATATGCGTGACATCAAGGTCCAAACAACAGGGGAGCCAATCAATTAAATGTATGGCATCAGGGTCAGATCCTATTTCATTTAGTGTATtatgcaaaaaaaatttaaaaatcgaATTGATTGTAATTAATGTGAGTGATGATTTGACACATTTGATCCTCTGGAGATCTGATGCTTGTATAAGTACAGACTGGCTTTCCATATCCTGGCCATACAACTGTCAGAGACCGTCAACACAGACAGAAGTGATTCATTCTCATAAATGAGAAAACCAGCAATTTTGCTGTTGAAAGAGATTTACTATCCACTTCTCGCAGCTGCTTGTCTTCCAGGTAAGCCATTCTCACTTGTTTGCTTTTAGTAGATTTTAATTTCTCCTTGTTAATGCCACATATCGTATATTTCCTCGTGTCAGTGTTGCCAGAACGATATCAAGAAATGTGTTTGGACACTGACtgatttttgtttcactttatctgaaaacacaactCCTGTAATAATAATACACTATATGTGTCATCTGCAATGAAAATTGATGATTTTTAGACAGGCTGGCTATACTATATGGAATGATGACTGATGCAACATATTAAACTCTTGGgtaaattttctatttttaaatcaaTCACAATGTGTTCGAATGCTCTTAATAATTACCTTCACCTTTATTTCAAACGTGCATTGCAATATTACTTAACTTCTTTGCCTCTCTTACAGCGAACATGATAACAGTTTTTATTCTCTTACGAAGAAATTgtggcctttccaaatgcatctcAACTTACATGGTGGCCATGGCAACAGCGGATCTATTAGTCATTATCAATAGCATTATAGTATATCGTATTTTGAGTTATCactttccattttccttcctgtcCCACACACCAGTGTGTAAGCTCATTGTATATATGATTACCGTGAGTCTCGATTTAACCGTTTGGTTCACCGTTTCCTTCACATTTGACAGATTTGTGGTGATCTGCTGCCAGAGgtttaaagcaaaatattgcaccaaaagaactgcaaccACGGTATTAACTGTCGTCTCAGTCTTGATCTTGTTAAAGAATATACCGGTTTTGTTTGCATATGAGCCAGAGAAAATCATCAACAAAATCCAGTGGGGCTGCCGATCAAGTGCAAGTTTCTTAGCTTCATCTCCAGGGATAGCATTTGTCTGGTTTTACAGTGCCTGGGTTGCTTGGCTTCCATTCATCCTCATGTTCTTGTTTAATTCTTTAACCATTCACCGTATATTAGTTGCGAACAGGATTCACATTGGACTTAAGGGTCACAGAAGTGAGAATCATAGCAATTCAGAAATGGAAAACCGTAGGaagtccatcattttattgttctcAGTATCAATTAGTTTCATACTACTTTGGTTAACACATTCTACGAGTTCGGCCATTACTAGGCTGTCAAGCCCTAATTATTACCGAGGTGACTTGAACAATCCTGAATATATCGCAACTGAAACAGGACATATCCTCAAGTTGTTGAGTTGTTTCCTGAACCCATGTATTTATGCAATGACCCAGAACAAATTCAGAGCAGAGCTGAACAATGTAATGAAATGTCTATTAAACAAATTCTTTGATTAACTGAAAAACACGCGGACAaggcaaatgcattttaaatgattCTCTTTGAAGCTGAGCCTTAATTTCGCATCATTTTCCACAATGGATTCCCTTCGCCCATCTGgctgaaaaataaaatgctttacTCAGATGTTTCTTATATTTTCAACTGGACATTTGATGTGCGTGTTACTTTCAGTTATTTAagtttttttgtttgaattttgcaGATAGCATACTTATTCAAAGataatattttcaaattcagGTACTAAGttgattcttttaaaaatctggcTTCAGCACTGGAATGTAAAACATTGGAAGAAGTGttcccttcctccaaatcatgaaCATAGATTGGAAAtatttgtggtcccagcaccgctTCTGTTGAACCCCATTCGATCCAGATCATCCAACCAAAAAAAATCCTTAACACCATTTGCTATTTCCTGCCAACTATCGAATTCTCAGATCATGCCAATATAACACGTAAATCAATTAATCCACGACAGCGATTTGAATCAAATGCATCAGGTTCTACCCATGGTCCAGTTTATTTTTGTCTGGACAAGCAACCAAAGATATTACTGCCTCAAACTTGGAAACTGCATGTTGCGCGTTCATATCGCCGGAATGAGACCCCACTCTCCGACAAAATTACACATTGAAACGTCACTCACAGAAACTTCAAACAAGTAAAGGAAGCACCACAGGAAAAATATTTCCTTGCTATCCTGGTTATTGCATGATACTGATTAAAAACATGTTTATTGAACGGCTGTAGCCTGCAACATCTGTAAATTATCCGAAAATACACATCTGTATGATGCCTTAAACACTCACTGATGAGTGCACGGATGAGCCACAGACTCATGGAAATATCTATTACAGGAATGATCTGATCACTGCAGTACTTTCTCCCGCATTCTCCAAATAACCTTTCACCCGTGTAGccctcagaaacacacacatctaCTTCCTGAATGTATCCAATGTTTTGACCTTACGTGATTCTATGCCACAGAAGGCAGTAGTCACTGTTTGAAAACTCTCTTGACATCTCAGTGGTACATGTCCTCCCCAATGTGCTTACACTGTGAAACAAGTTTCCAGTTCGCAGTAAAATGGCAGAAGATCTGATCAGCTCTTTTGTTCTCACTCAGAATAAATATCTGCTCTATGCCCttatattttcatttgtttcaagGGGAGGAATTCTGAGACAGTGCTTAAGTCAATATTTAATGCATTACCCTTGCTGCCCAACTTAGATTGTAGTTTGCTGTCTTGTTTAACTGTTGCAGTACTTGTGGGAATACCACACGTGAGAATGCAGGGGCTCTTGGTTGAAGAAGGGTAGTTACAGTTGCTCaaaaaatttatttttcatgcaAACACAATTATCAGTGAACGTTTGCTCTGAGTTCATAAGAACAGGACCTTGTAAATACCGTCATGTAGTCATACATTCATTCGAACAGAAATAGGCTTTTTAATCCAAgtaatccatgccgaccataatcccaaactaaactagtcccacctccctgtgCGCCACCCATTTCCCTTCAAGTTCCTATTTAtgcacttacctaaatgtctttgatacattgtaactgtagcatcatccatcacttcctctggaaattcaattCACACAGGAACTGCTCTCTGTAAAATAAAATACACACATGccttttcttaaatctttctcctctcgtgTTAAAATGATTCCCctcagttttgaaatctcccatacTATGGAGAAAAAGACAGCTACATTCGCGttatctgtatccctcatgaattcataaacctctgtaaggtcaaccTCCAATCTTCAAAGCTGCATCGAGAAAGAGTTCCAGCTGATGCagtctctccttacaactcaaacaattccaggcaacatcctagaaaaatctcttctgaaccctctacagCTGGTCATGTCTGACGTATCACCAGGCAGCAAAGACTTTAAAGAGTCCTCCAGGAGAGAcctcaccaaggtcctgcacAACATCTATTtaacatcccaactgctatactcaacggcctgagcaatgaaggcaagcgtccTAAATGCATACTTAACCCATCCTATCAACAtgggatgcaaacttcaaagaattgtggaCCCGATCATGAAGACTCTGTTGTACTACACAACCCAAGGCCCAACTTTTCATTGCTTAAGTCTTGCAGCTGCTTGCTTTATCAAAATTCAACCTTGtgtttatccagattaaactccatctgacccAATTCATCAAGTTCTCTTTTGAATCatcaataaccttcttcactgtccacgataccagCAAcctgtgtgtcatctgcaaactcactaccCACTCCTCCAAAACGCTCATCTAGATAATTTttctaaatgacaaacaaaagtgaacccaTCACTGATAAAattatttacaagtcaggattttgCAATACTTCATGTCACTCCGACTAAACTGGCAGCTCACACAGTTTTGACAtctgtgaagattttttttcttgcagtAGATCTGATTCCTGTGAGAGTTTGGGCACACTGTAACTCAGTACTCCATTCAACTATGAGGTTCCTTTGAATGGAACCGGGCTGGGAGGGAGTGAACGACGTTACAAATGTGGGTATTGGTGTCCCCTAAAGAAAGGGATTTCCTCTTAACTGCTGTGGAACATGCAATCTCGTTTTTCAACGATCACATCAGTGATAAAATTTGTAAAATCCTAACATGAGAAAACAAAGTAGAAGGATCAAGAAAATCACGGCAGTCACAATGCACATTGCAGTGTAATCATTAAGTTATGTTGTACCAAATGTATCCTGTTCTCTGTTTGACTTTACcaaaaaagattttgttttgtgaatgagtgaaaataaACTTTCAAACAATCCTTGAGACTACCCGCTGGCTCAGTGCCAATTCCAGcattgggcgactgtctatgtggagactgtatgcatgggtttcttccggatgctctggtttcctcccacagtccaaacacgtgcaggttagggtggtttggccatgctaaattgcccaaagtgttcagggatgtgcagattaggtgaattatgcgggatgtgtctgggtgggatgctctgaggttcggtgtggacttcttggcgagaagggtctgtttccacactctcgGAGTTCTATGGTTCTTAAAACGAGGTCGCAAAGGGAAAATCGTTACCTGACGTCATGCATGGGAATCCTACAGGCACTAACCAAAGGGTTACAGAGAAATAGAAACCTGTCAAGAAATACGGTGTAACATTAAGTGCTTTGCGAATAGGCTTTTTACTGGGTTGCAGGTGCAGGAATTTATTACCTTGAGGGCCTGTACCATCAGCTTTTAGGAAGGTCTCCAGAGAGCAGTCTAatcaggaaaatggaagttggatCATAAAAAGTGAAGGATGACATTGGGAAGAGTTCCCCTGACTAGACAACAATTAGCACACAacaaataggaacagaattaggaaATTTgtcccatccagtctgctccaccattcagtcatggttgaTACGTTTCTTCACCCAATTCATCCACCTTCACCCAGGAAGGCCTGAAGCAATTTTGTGTGTGCAAATTAAAAGAAGCTACCttaacactgcagggattctatgatcaaacaCTGAGACAATTATTTCATCTTTATTGCACACACCAAACAAAAAAGGACCCCTCCACTCAGCAAGTTAAGCATGATCACACAACAAGGCTCTTAACAAATTGGTTCAAACAAATAGTGTCCGGATGTGCTCACTCTTAGATTCGTATACAGCGTTAATCTCTGAAACTCTGCAACTGAACAGTCCTGAAGTTTAATTCTTATATAAGTTTCTGTCCATAGAGTTCATGGTGTGAAATTATTGATGGTCCTTTTGATGCATGTGTCCACTTTATTGGTTATTGTTCTGGATCCATCAACCCTGGAACTTGCTTTCATATCAGAAGCAGCTCCCTGTTTTGTTTAACGTTCGGCATGAGGTGTCTGTTTGAAGTGTGGCTGTTGCTGCATTTTACTCATTTACCTCAGGACGTTACTTCGACAGACGTTCCTATTTAACTGTGTGTCACAAGGTGGCACGTTATCAAGTGTTGTTATCTCCTCTGTCTCAGAAAGCAACATGCTTATGTTGCATCCTAGAAATAGCAACTTATTTTCAGTTCCTGTATAACAGTTTGTCATTGTCTCttaacagtttcaaaataacTGTACAGAGGTCAGGTCCCATCTCCAAGTCTTCCCTTATTTACTACTGCACAGGACACTGGCCGTGGCAGCTGTCATAGAGCTGTAGTGCTTTTATTTTCCCCCAGCACCGTGTTGTATGTGTGCAGGTGTAAGACCAGAAAACACCAGACGTGAAAATAACTTTATCCACGCAGCAAACCAGTAAAGACACCCATGTGACTAAGGAGCTAGTAGCAAACAGAGCCCCGAGGGGCCATGCCTATGTGAACAAAAAGGTGACCTTCCGGTTTTATTGATCAACCAAAGCTTTCCTGATTGGCTCAGGTTCACAACCTAAATCAAGAACCTCGATGTTGACATGATCAGCACAGTTCCAATTCTTACAGGTTTACTCCAAAAACAGTTGTTTCAAATAAATTACCACAAGCAACCTTTAACTTGGCAACTTCACAAGAAATTCGGAATATTAAACTCTTATTTCTCGTCATTGATGACACTTTGAAAGCGTTTGGCATGTTTGGCCAGGCCTTGTCCTTCCACCATATCTGTTCCATTTATGAGTTTCATGTCGTGATGTACATTGGTTTTATATCCACATGTTACCCCACAATGAAATAATCCaatcctcacaatattccaatccATTTTTTCCCTACATGACAACACTCAGATGAACCTCATAACTACACACAGAAACTGATCCAAGGTGAGCCCTTTTAAGCATTGGTTGAGTTCAAATATTTTCCAGGGAATGGGAAAGGATTGCAAATGATCTCAAAATATAATGTGATGCTTCCAGGAATATCTTTCTCTTTATGGCTTACCTAAAACTGTTTGCAGCCTTGGAAATAATCCTTTGCACAAATATCCACATTATCCATACAACAAAATGTTTACTCGTCTCTGCTTCTCTGAATCGCAGTTAAGCATCAGTTGGTTGTTTAAATACTCCTCACGTTGCTTTTCAATTGCTGCATGTCTAACTCTTCAATCTTTTCCAGCCTGACAATGATTCTAAGCTCTCGAATTTTCTTATAATTAGCAGCTTTGACCTCACATTTTGGAATCAACCATTGGTTTTATCTGACAAAGGTTAATTGgactcgaaactttaactctgtgaGCCCTTCTCTCTACACTTGCTCCAGTTTCTCCagatatttctttttttttctcttttccttcagATCTCCAATTATATACAATATTAAAAATTGCAGCTCTTCCTTAATTTCCCCAATCACATATGTTTCTTTCGTTTTTCCGGATCCATTTCAAGGCTGGTTTTTCAAACATGATTATGGACTTGTTGTTGAAAATGCAATTGGATGCTTTCTTGCCTTACCTTGACTGAAGACATTTAAATGGAAATTAGCAATAAAAACAttgttattgtttctgttttgttgttgttCCAACACCCAGTGGATTTGCTtcctccacaaagaaagccattccCTGAATAGCATGCAACCAAGttagaaaataatctgaaaaTGTGTCACTGAACCTGGTGTGCAGGTGTAAGACTAGAAAACATCAGCCGTGAAAACAACTTTATCTACACAGCAAACCAGTGAAAACACCCATGTGACTAAGGGGTTAGTAGCAAACAGAGCCCCGAGGGGCCTGGAACTCcagtttctctttacagatgcttccaggcctgctgacattttccagcagttgctgtGTTCACTTAATGCAACCAGATTCATCATTTCATTCTATGCCAGTCAAAAAACTGAAGAGACAAATTGACACAGGCTACAAATTGCTCCTAATGCAAAGCAGCAACCAAAGGCCGCAATATGTTACAACACCAACTCCAATCTTGCAATAGGCATGTTTAATTCTCAGGTACAAAGTTTTCGATGCTCTAATGGAAGCATGCACTTCAGAGAGTTGCAAAGTGATTCAATATTTATCAAGAATGAAAATATACTTCATTTGCCTCTGAAATACACAGGTATTTGAGGTTGCAAagctcagaagaatgagtggaAACCTCTGACTTTGATTTTTAGGTACATTTTCATAGCCTTAACAGACGTAAAGGAATGAAAAATCTAAATATATGCACAGGTCATTACCGAACCATCTTTCATCTGAAAGTGTTTTGAAAACAACGACACAACTGCAGTAGAACTTTAACCCAGACAATAGAATAATCACTCATAAAACCATGGCAAATGTAGAAACAAGTAGTTCATCTGTTCATTGAACCTATTGAAAGGAGGATCAAGGGTTAGAAGAGCATGAGAGATGACTCCCTCATAAATTCATTGTCCTTCATACAAATCATTTCAAAGGTATATGCCAAAGCTAAAAACTTCATAACGTTTTCACATCAAACAGGGctattggggagattttgaaacttacaaagtccacattgataccattgggcctggagtgttcccaagcaaaatatgagatgctgctcctgcaacctttgggtggaatTGTTAGGAGACCCAGGATGTACAtatcgtccaaggaatgggagggggagttgaaaagttTCACGACTGAAAGTTGCAGACCAGGGAGACGctgttgtagtatggcacactgacctctacatcgctgagtccagaggccagctctctgacacctcctcccaccgcccccttgatcatgatcccatgaCCGACCACCAAAGCATCATCTCCCTGACCATCCACaaactcatcacttcaggtgacctcccaaccatagactccaacctcatcattcccaaaACCTGCACTGCTCatttctatctcattcccaaaatccacaaacctgactgccctggtcattTTCTCCGCCTCCCCCTGCCCCACCGATCTTATCTTCGCTTACCTCAGATCCATTTTCACCGCCTTGCTCCAGGGACACACAACCTAcgcctgtgacaccacccacgctcgccacctcctccaaaacttccgagtCCCTGGTCGCCAACATGTAGTCTTTATCATGGACATCCAGTcgccatacacctgcattccccataagatggcctaaaggccctctgcatcttcctgtcctgcaggcccgaacagtccccctaCACTGGCACCCTCATTCACTTCAGTGAACTCGCcgtcaccctgaacaacttctccttcgattcctcccacttcctacagacaaaagaggtggccatgggtactcacatgggcccaagctatgcctgccgctttgttacatggaacaatccctcttcggAAGTTACACTGGCACTAAACCCCACTTCCTCCTCTGTTATATTGATTACTGTATCGACACCACCTCGTGCTCCTaaggggagctcgaacagttcatccacttcactaacaccttccaccccaaccttaagtttaaatgggccatctccaatacctctctttCCTTCGTGGGTATCTCTGTTTCaatctctggcaactgtctggaaaccaatatctatttcaagacACCTCCTctgacccaccttcctgcaaaaatgccacccccattccaaattccttcacctctgctgcatctgctcccgagatgaggcgttccactactggacgtcccagatgtcctcgtttatcaagggccgcaacttcccctccatagtagttgaaaacgccctcgaccatgtctctcacatttgccgcaactcattcctcacaccctcttCCCACAAgagcaaccaaaacagaatccctctcatcctcacgcaccaccccaccaacattcagatgcaaagcatcatcctccggcactttcaccatctgccatctgaccccactaccaaagacatgtttctcttcccacccttagctgctttccagagggaccactctcacGTTGagtgccttgtctgctccacccTCCCCACTAGCCCAatcacccctggcacctttcccttcaAGGTCAGAAATTGATGCACCTGCCCCAATACATACCCCCTcactcatcccaggccccaaggagacgTTCCACATCAAAACGATGTTCGgctgcgcatctgctaatgtggtatattgtccctgctgttcccaatgtggccccctctacgtcggggaaaccaagcagatgcttggggaccactttctggaacacctgcactcggttcatgacaaacaactgcacctcccagacgtgaGCCATTCCAActcccacctcccattccttagatgacatgttcatcccgagcatcctgcagtgccacactatccaaaggttgcagggacagcatctcatattccactagGAAGCcatgcggcccaatggtatcaatgtggacttcacaatcttccgAATGTCCcctcccgaccgcatcccaaaacaagcccagctcgtcccctcctcctttacctgtccttcctcccaccaatctACTCCTTGCACCTCAAGCCTCACTCGCATCTCCTACCTTCCAGCCTCATTCTGCTTCCTTGGCCTCTCCAAGCTCTCTGGACTGAcatatcctctccctaactccccacctgcactcatctttcctgactccatcccctcctgtttgacctgtctgtctcccctccacttgtcttctcctttatccatcttttatctgcctcacccactttccttatttatttcagaatcccttccccctcccccatttttgaagaatgttcttgacagctttcctgctcctctggtgctgtttggTCTTCTACactcatccagctcgacaccttgttatctcagattctccagcatcggcagttcttacaatctctgctGACATGCTGGACCTGGTTCACACCCTCGTGCAATACT
Coding sequences within it:
- the LOC132206834 gene encoding probable G-protein coupled receptor 139; this encodes MRKPAILLLKEIYYPLLAAACLPANMITVFILLRRNCGLSKCISTYMVAMATADLLVIINSIIVYRILSYHFPFSFLSHTPVCKLIVYMITVSLDLTVWFTVSFTFDRFVVICCQRFKAKYCTKRTATTVLTVVSVLILLKNIPVLFAYEPEKIINKIQWGCRSSASFLASSPGIAFVWFYSAWVAWLPFILMFLFNSLTIHRILVANRIHIGLKGHRSENHSNSEMENRRKSIILLFSVSISFILLWLTHSTSSAITRLSSPNYYRGDLNNPEYIATETGHILKLLSCFLNPCIYAMTQNKFRAELNNVMKCLLNKFFD